In the Streptomyces sp. BHT-5-2 genome, one interval contains:
- a CDS encoding SIMPL domain-containing protein yields the protein MTDPTLPYGTPEAPRLAVRGEAHLEVDPEIARITVTVSARGTDRTTALTDLTRRNEHALTLIKSYGDAVEQLETGSFTLTPQLTDKGRHERIRAYHGRVTLTATLNDFTALGELTTRLADLELTRVDGPWWALRPDSPAHRSARTQAVHEAVQRAREYAEALGATLDAVLEIADIGAEGHPQQQGYGFAAPGGARSAALESAPALDLEPRRQTVHASVNARFTMTRPAL from the coding sequence ATGACCGACCCCACCCTCCCCTACGGCACCCCCGAGGCCCCCCGCCTCGCCGTCCGCGGCGAAGCCCACCTCGAAGTCGACCCCGAAATCGCCCGCATCACCGTCACCGTCAGCGCCCGCGGCACCGACCGCACCACCGCCCTCACCGACCTCACCCGCCGCAACGAACACGCCCTCACCCTCATCAAGAGCTACGGCGACGCCGTCGAACAACTCGAAACCGGCAGCTTCACCCTCACCCCCCAACTCACCGACAAAGGCCGCCACGAACGCATCCGCGCCTACCACGGACGCGTCACCCTCACCGCCACCCTCAACGACTTCACCGCCCTCGGCGAACTCACCACCCGCCTCGCCGACCTCGAACTCACCCGCGTCGACGGCCCCTGGTGGGCCCTCCGCCCCGACTCGCCCGCCCACCGCAGCGCCCGCACCCAGGCCGTCCACGAAGCCGTCCAACGCGCCCGCGAATACGCCGAAGCCCTCGGCGCCACCCTCGACGCCGTCCTCGAAATCGCCGACATCGGCGCCGAAGGCCATCCCCAGCAACAGGGCTACGGCTTCGCCGCCCCCGGCGGCGCCCGCAGCGCCGCCCTCGAATCGGCCCCCGCCCTCGACCTCGAACCACGCCGCCAGACCGTCCACGCCAGCGTCAACGCCCGCTTCACCATGACCCGTCCCGCACTGTGA
- a CDS encoding pyridoxal-dependent decarboxylase, translated as MPVAPAGTALAGGADGPRALRPLLDTVLDALTTGAQDRSGPLPPGGPDTVARAVRDACLPLLPEEGIGPHTALRTLVHTLAAGAADPADPHCAAHLHCPPLALATAADLAASALNPSMDSWDQAPAASELETLTARALAALVYPEADAPDALVTTGGTESNQLALLLAREAHRTTEPTGSTGPLRIVCGANAHHSIHRAAWLLGLPEPLTLPTPDGTLDPATVHTCLAELTGRSGCTGRVLLTATAGTTDAGAIDPLPALADLADHHGARLHIDASYGGPLLFSATHRATLTGLARAHTVTLDLHKLGWQPVAAGLLAVPGAATLTPLAHQADYLNPDDDTEAGLPDLLGRSLRTTRRPDILKIAVTLKALGRQGLGDLVDRTLAAARTLADLIDAHPRYELHSRPTLTTVLFRPTGADDTTLATIRRSLLAEGHAVLGRATTPTGLWLKTTLLNPHTQPGDLTTLLKLVEGHTPR; from the coding sequence ATGCCAGTCGCCCCTGCCGGCACCGCCCTCGCAGGCGGCGCCGACGGCCCCCGTGCGCTCCGCCCCCTCCTCGACACCGTCCTCGACGCCCTCACCACCGGCGCCCAGGACCGCTCCGGCCCCCTCCCGCCCGGCGGCCCCGACACCGTCGCCCGCGCCGTCCGCGACGCCTGCCTCCCCCTCCTCCCCGAAGAGGGCATCGGCCCGCACACCGCCCTGCGCACCCTCGTCCACACCCTCGCCGCCGGCGCCGCCGACCCCGCCGACCCGCACTGCGCCGCCCACCTGCACTGCCCCCCACTGGCCCTGGCCACCGCCGCCGACCTCGCCGCCAGCGCCCTCAACCCCTCCATGGACTCCTGGGACCAGGCCCCCGCCGCATCCGAACTCGAAACCCTCACCGCCCGCGCCCTCGCGGCCCTCGTGTACCCCGAGGCCGACGCACCCGACGCCCTCGTCACCACCGGCGGCACCGAGTCCAACCAACTCGCCCTCCTCCTCGCCCGCGAGGCCCACCGCACCACCGAACCCACCGGCTCCACCGGCCCCCTCCGCATCGTCTGCGGCGCCAACGCCCACCACAGCATCCACCGCGCCGCCTGGCTGCTCGGCCTCCCCGAACCCCTCACCCTCCCCACCCCCGACGGCACCCTCGACCCCGCCACCGTCCACACCTGCCTCGCCGAACTCACCGGCCGCAGCGGCTGCACCGGTCGGGTGCTGCTCACCGCAACCGCAGGCACCACCGACGCCGGCGCCATCGACCCCCTCCCGGCCCTCGCCGACCTCGCCGACCACCACGGCGCCCGCCTCCACATCGACGCCTCCTACGGCGGCCCCCTCCTCTTCAGCGCCACCCACCGCGCCACCCTCACCGGCCTCGCCCGCGCCCACACCGTCACCCTCGACCTGCACAAACTCGGCTGGCAACCGGTCGCCGCCGGCCTCCTCGCCGTCCCCGGCGCCGCCACCCTCACCCCCCTCGCCCACCAGGCCGACTACCTCAACCCCGACGACGACACCGAAGCCGGCCTCCCCGACCTCCTCGGCCGCTCCCTGCGCACCACCCGCCGCCCCGACATCCTCAAGATCGCCGTCACCCTCAAGGCCCTCGGCCGCCAGGGCCTCGGCGACCTCGTCGACCGCACCCTCGCCGCCGCCCGCACCCTCGCCGACCTCATCGACGCCCACCCCCGCTACGAACTCCACTCCCGCCCCACCCTCACCACCGTCCTCTTCCGCCCCACCGGAGCCGACGACACCACCCTCGCCACCATCCGCCGCTCCCTCCTCGCCGAAGGCCACGCCGTCCTCGGCCGCGCCACCACACCCACCGGCCTCTGGCTCAAAACCACCCTCCTCAACCCCCACACCCAACCCGGAGACCTCACCACCCTCCTCAAACTCGTGGAAGGCCACACCCCGCGATGA
- the pyk gene encoding pyruvate kinase — MRRAKIVCTLGPATDSYEQIKALVDAGMDIARFNLSHGTYADHEARFDRVRKASEESHRSIGILADLQGPKIRLGRFREGPVLLERDDTFTITVEDGIEGDRHLCGTTYSGLADDVTPGERILVDDGKVTLEVTAVEGPRVHTKVIEGGMVSDHKGLNLPGVAVSVPALSEKDQDDLRWALRYGADVIALSFVRSGHDIRDVHRIMREEKRFLPVIAKVEKPQAVENIDDIVAAFDGIMVARGDLGVEMPLETVPIVQKRAIKLAKRNAKPVIVATQMLDSMIDNSRPTRAEASDVANAVIDGTDAVMLSGETSVGKYPTETVRTMSRIVEAAEEDILAKGLPPLTERSKPRTQGGAVARAAAEMGDFLGAKFLVAFTQSGDTVRRLSRYRSPIPLLAFTPDPATRSQLNLTWGVETFLGPTVNSTDEMVAQVDEQLLKIGRCKKGDVVIITAGSPPGVPGSTNLVRVHHIGEDEIQK, encoded by the coding sequence ATGCGCCGAGCAAAAATCGTCTGCACACTGGGCCCCGCCACCGACTCGTACGAGCAGATCAAAGCCCTCGTCGACGCCGGAATGGACATCGCCCGCTTCAACCTCAGCCACGGCACCTACGCCGACCACGAAGCCCGCTTCGACCGGGTCCGCAAAGCATCCGAGGAATCCCACCGCAGCATCGGAATCCTCGCCGACCTTCAAGGCCCGAAGATCCGCCTGGGCCGATTCCGCGAAGGTCCCGTACTCCTTGAACGCGACGACACCTTCACCATCACCGTGGAAGACGGCATCGAAGGCGACCGCCACCTCTGCGGCACCACCTACTCCGGCCTCGCCGACGACGTCACCCCCGGCGAACGCATCCTCGTCGACGACGGCAAGGTCACCCTCGAAGTGACCGCCGTCGAAGGACCCCGCGTCCACACCAAGGTCATCGAAGGCGGCATGGTCTCCGACCACAAGGGCCTCAACCTCCCCGGCGTCGCCGTCTCCGTCCCCGCCCTCTCCGAAAAGGACCAGGACGACCTCCGCTGGGCCCTGCGCTACGGCGCCGACGTCATCGCCCTCTCCTTCGTCCGCAGCGGCCACGACATCCGGGACGTCCACCGCATCATGCGCGAGGAGAAGCGCTTTCTCCCCGTCATCGCCAAGGTCGAAAAACCCCAGGCCGTCGAGAACATCGACGACATCGTCGCCGCCTTCGACGGCATCATGGTCGCCCGCGGCGACCTCGGCGTCGAAATGCCCCTGGAAACCGTCCCGATCGTCCAGAAGCGCGCCATCAAACTCGCCAAGCGCAACGCCAAACCGGTCATCGTCGCCACCCAGATGCTCGACTCGATGATCGACAACTCCCGCCCCACCAGGGCCGAGGCCAGCGACGTCGCCAACGCCGTCATCGACGGCACCGACGCCGTGATGCTCTCCGGCGAGACCAGCGTCGGCAAATACCCCACCGAGACCGTCCGCACCATGAGCCGCATCGTCGAGGCCGCCGAGGAGGACATCCTCGCCAAGGGCCTGCCACCCCTGACCGAACGCAGCAAGCCCCGCACCCAGGGCGGCGCCGTCGCCCGCGCCGCCGCCGAGATGGGCGACTTCCTCGGCGCCAAGTTCCTCGTCGCCTTCACCCAGTCCGGCGACACCGTCCGCCGCCTCTCCCGCTACCGCTCGCCCATCCCCCTCCTCGCCTTCACCCCCGACCCGGCCACCCGCTCCCAACTCAACCTCACCTGGGGCGTGGAGACCTTCCTCGGCCCCACCGTCAACTCCACCGACGAGATGGTCGCCCAGGTCGACGAGCAGCTCCTGAAGATCGGCCGCTGCAAGAAGGGCGACGTCGTCATCATCACCGCCGGCTCCCCGCCCGGAGTCCCCGGCTCCACCAACCTCGTCCGCGTCCACCACATCGGCGAGGACGAGATCCAGAAGTAG
- a CDS encoding bifunctional UDP-sugar hydrolase/5'-nucleotidase gives MSFNRRKFLGRSAAAGAGVALTGALPQGAQAQESRPGRGRGGRVPFRVLGTTDVHGHVLNWDYFTDKEYDDAAHNDVGLAKISTLVEQARKEAGRHRTLLIDAGDIIQGTQLSYYYARVDPITAPHGPKHPMALAMNRMRYDAAALGNHEFNYGIPVLRKFQEQCDFPLLAANALDARTSKPAFPPYVVKRIKVPGHRDVRVGILGLTNPGIAVWDKANVQGKLTFSGLVEQAKVYVPKLRSLGCDVVVCTDHSGLDGATSYGDALPYPENASSLVAEQVPGIDAILVGHTHKEVASRTVVNKETGRSVVLSEPLMWGMRLSVFDFEVEWCRGRWEVVSVKAEVRNANTAVEDPEIARLVRGEHQAVVKYVNQVVGTCKAAMSAAEAPYKDTPIIDFINFVQVDTVKSALAGTKYAALPVLSQAACFSRSAAIPAGQVSLRDVAGLYVYENTLDARLLTGAQLRDYLEFSARYFVQTAPGAPVDPAKLTNANNTPDFNYDVVGGLTYDIDIAKSAGSRITNLRYQGKPLDDQAQFVLAVNNYRANGGGGFPHVAKATSVWSNSDEIRNTIIAWVKAKKVIDPAVFAAAGWRLTRAGVPVFQGG, from the coding sequence ATGTCGTTCAACCGCCGGAAGTTTCTGGGGCGTTCGGCCGCGGCCGGTGCGGGGGTGGCGCTCACGGGGGCGCTGCCGCAGGGTGCGCAGGCGCAGGAGTCCCGGCCGGGGCGTGGGCGGGGCGGGCGGGTCCCGTTCCGGGTGCTGGGCACGACGGACGTGCACGGGCACGTGTTGAACTGGGACTATTTCACCGACAAGGAGTATGACGACGCGGCGCACAACGATGTCGGGCTGGCGAAGATCTCGACGCTGGTGGAGCAGGCCCGCAAGGAGGCGGGGCGGCATCGTACGTTGCTGATCGACGCGGGTGACATCATTCAGGGCACTCAGCTGTCGTACTACTACGCGCGGGTCGATCCGATCACGGCGCCGCACGGTCCGAAGCATCCGATGGCGCTGGCGATGAACCGGATGCGGTATGACGCGGCGGCGCTCGGCAATCATGAGTTCAATTACGGGATTCCGGTGCTGCGGAAGTTCCAGGAGCAGTGTGATTTCCCGTTGCTGGCGGCGAACGCGCTGGATGCGCGGACGTCGAAGCCGGCGTTTCCGCCGTATGTGGTGAAGCGGATCAAGGTGCCGGGTCACCGGGATGTCCGGGTGGGGATTCTGGGGCTGACGAATCCTGGTATCGCGGTGTGGGACAAGGCCAATGTGCAGGGGAAGTTGACGTTTTCGGGGCTGGTCGAGCAGGCGAAGGTGTATGTGCCGAAGCTGCGCTCGCTCGGCTGTGACGTGGTGGTCTGTACGGATCATTCGGGCCTGGACGGTGCGACGTCGTACGGGGATGCGCTGCCGTATCCGGAGAACGCGTCGTCGCTGGTGGCCGAGCAGGTGCCGGGTATCGACGCGATTCTGGTGGGTCATACGCACAAGGAGGTGGCGTCCCGGACGGTGGTGAACAAGGAGACCGGCCGGAGCGTGGTGCTGTCCGAGCCGCTGATGTGGGGGATGCGGCTGAGTGTCTTCGATTTCGAGGTGGAGTGGTGCCGGGGCCGCTGGGAGGTGGTGTCGGTCAAGGCGGAGGTGCGCAACGCCAATACGGCGGTGGAGGATCCGGAGATCGCGCGACTGGTGCGGGGTGAGCATCAGGCGGTGGTGAAGTACGTGAATCAGGTGGTGGGGACGTGCAAGGCGGCGATGTCGGCGGCCGAGGCTCCGTACAAGGACACGCCGATCATCGACTTCATCAATTTCGTGCAGGTGGACACGGTGAAGTCGGCGCTGGCCGGCACGAAGTACGCCGCACTGCCGGTGCTGTCGCAGGCGGCGTGTTTCTCGCGGTCGGCGGCGATTCCGGCGGGCCAGGTGTCGCTGCGTGATGTGGCGGGGCTGTATGTGTACGAGAACACGCTGGATGCGCGGCTGTTGACGGGTGCGCAGCTGCGGGACTATCTGGAGTTCTCGGCGCGGTATTTCGTGCAGACGGCGCCGGGTGCGCCGGTGGATCCGGCGAAGCTGACGAACGCGAACAACACGCCCGACTTCAACTACGACGTGGTCGGTGGGCTGACGTATGACATCGACATCGCGAAGTCGGCGGGTTCGCGGATCACGAACCTGCGGTATCAGGGCAAGCCGTTGGACGACCAGGCGCAGTTCGTGCTGGCGGTGAACAACTACCGGGCGAACGGCGGTGGTGGCTTCCCGCATGTGGCGAAGGCGACGTCGGTGTGGTCGAACTCGGACGAGATCCGGAACACGATCATCGCGTGGGTGAAGGCGAAGAAGGTGATCGATCCGGCGGTGTTCGCGGCGGCCGGGTGGCGGCTGACGCGGGCGGGGGTGCCGGTGTTCCAGGGCGGGTGA
- a CDS encoding ANTAR domain-containing response regulator → MSAAEPQQPVADGDQSHVPPLTTRVVIAEDEALIRLDLKEMLEEEGYTVVGEAGDGQKAVELAREHRPDLVILDVKMPILDGISAAEKIAEESIAPVLMLTAFSQRELVERARDAGAMAYLVKPFSKSDVVPAIEMAVSRFTELRALEQEVADLTQRLETRKLVDRAKSILQTQYGLTEPAAFRWIQKTSMDRRLSMHQVAEAVIEDATERQQQKEQAKKKEQGKDQ, encoded by the coding sequence TTGAGCGCCGCCGAGCCCCAGCAGCCTGTCGCCGATGGCGACCAGTCGCACGTACCGCCGCTGACCACGCGCGTCGTGATCGCCGAGGACGAGGCGCTGATCCGCCTCGACCTCAAGGAGATGCTGGAGGAGGAGGGCTACACCGTCGTCGGCGAGGCCGGAGACGGACAGAAAGCCGTGGAACTGGCCCGGGAGCACCGCCCCGATCTGGTCATTCTTGACGTGAAGATGCCGATCCTCGACGGGATCTCGGCGGCCGAGAAGATCGCCGAGGAGAGCATCGCGCCGGTCCTGATGCTGACCGCGTTCTCGCAGCGCGAACTCGTCGAGCGGGCCCGGGACGCGGGCGCCATGGCATACCTCGTGAAGCCGTTCAGCAAGAGCGACGTCGTGCCCGCGATCGAGATGGCGGTGTCGCGGTTCACCGAGCTGCGGGCGCTGGAGCAGGAGGTCGCGGACCTCACCCAGCGGCTGGAGACGCGGAAGCTGGTGGACCGGGCGAAGAGCATTCTGCAGACCCAGTACGGGCTGACGGAGCCGGCCGCGTTCCGGTGGATCCAGAAGACGTCGATGGACCGTCGGCTGTCGATGCACCAGGTGGCCGAGGCGGTCATCGAGGACGCGACGGAGCGTCAGCAGCAGAAGGAGCAGGCGAAGAAGAAGGAGCAGGGGAAGGACCAGTAG
- a CDS encoding PaaI family thioesterase: MGEQSTTTFPQEILDQWAGIGVDLPALFSAGHLGERMSVQVTEAAPERVVGTMPVEGNTQPYGLLHGGASAVLAETLGSVGAMLHGGPAKAAVGVDLNCTHHRGIRSGLVTGVATPVHRGRTTATYEIVITDEQDKRICTARLTCVLRDVDPDMYRA; this comes from the coding sequence ATGGGTGAGCAGAGCACGACCACCTTCCCGCAGGAGATCCTCGACCAGTGGGCCGGCATCGGCGTCGACCTGCCCGCCCTCTTCTCCGCCGGACACCTCGGCGAGCGGATGAGCGTCCAGGTCACCGAGGCCGCCCCGGAGCGCGTCGTCGGCACCATGCCCGTCGAGGGCAACACCCAGCCCTACGGACTGCTGCACGGCGGCGCCTCCGCCGTACTGGCCGAGACCCTCGGCTCCGTCGGCGCCATGCTCCACGGCGGCCCCGCCAAGGCAGCCGTCGGCGTCGACCTCAACTGCACCCACCACCGCGGCATCCGCTCCGGACTCGTCACCGGCGTCGCCACCCCCGTACACCGCGGCCGGACCACCGCCACCTACGAGATCGTCATCACCGACGAGCAGGACAAGCGGATCTGCACCGCCCGCCTGACCTGCGTACTGCGCGACGTCGACCCCGACATGTACCGCGCCTGA
- a CDS encoding lysine N(6)-hydroxylase/L-ornithine N(5)-oxygenase family protein: MNTPPHNEPDTPTDTPGPEEPLDLIGIGIGPFNLSLAALAHPLTQLRTAFYDQRPAFHWHPGLLIDGTTLQVPFLADLVTLADPASPWTFLNYLKTRERLYPFYFAERLHIHRAEYDAYCRWVSENLPTLHFGHHIDAVRWNHERHLFEVDYTQLDADGEAEALGRTHARNLVLGIGTAPHVPVPLRPLAEAPTVPVIHSADYLDHRERLLAADHLTVIGAGQSGAEIFLDQLRTRPTGRENLHWLARTPAFAPMEYSKLGLEHFTPDYTRYFHALPERTRDELLPAQWQLYKGIDHDTLAAIHDELYRRTLDGGWPNAVLTPGVQVRTAGRVGTTKVELHLEHAQQGSRSRLTTDAVVLATGYRERRLDTLLAALDPYLRRDASERPRIDEHHRLVLDPAITGSVYVQNAERHTHGVGAPDLGLAAWRSATILNSLTSTSTYPLPTRTSFTTFGLTQQPPTRRTGTVPRQGSNLVPRH; encoded by the coding sequence ATGAACACCCCGCCACACAACGAGCCCGACACCCCCACCGACACCCCCGGCCCCGAAGAGCCCCTCGACCTCATCGGCATCGGCATCGGCCCCTTCAACCTCTCCCTCGCCGCCCTCGCCCACCCCCTCACCCAACTCCGCACCGCCTTCTACGACCAGCGCCCCGCCTTCCACTGGCACCCCGGCCTCCTCATCGACGGCACCACCCTCCAAGTCCCCTTCCTCGCCGACCTCGTCACCCTCGCCGACCCCGCCAGCCCCTGGACCTTCCTCAACTACCTCAAAACCCGCGAACGCCTCTACCCCTTCTACTTCGCCGAGCGCCTCCACATCCACCGCGCCGAATACGACGCCTACTGCCGCTGGGTCAGCGAAAACCTCCCCACCCTCCACTTCGGCCACCACATCGACGCCGTCCGCTGGAACCACGAACGCCACCTCTTCGAAGTCGACTACACCCAACTCGACGCCGACGGCGAAGCCGAAGCCCTCGGCCGCACCCACGCCCGCAACCTCGTCCTCGGCATCGGCACCGCCCCCCACGTCCCCGTCCCCCTCCGCCCCCTCGCCGAGGCCCCCACCGTCCCCGTCATCCACTCCGCCGACTACCTCGACCACCGCGAACGCCTCCTCGCCGCCGACCACCTCACCGTCATCGGCGCCGGCCAATCAGGCGCCGAGATCTTCCTCGACCAGCTCCGCACCCGCCCCACCGGCCGCGAAAACCTCCACTGGCTCGCCCGCACCCCCGCCTTCGCCCCCATGGAATACAGCAAACTCGGCCTGGAACACTTCACCCCCGACTACACCCGCTACTTCCACGCCCTCCCCGAACGCACCCGCGACGAACTCCTCCCCGCCCAATGGCAGCTCTACAAGGGCATCGACCACGACACCCTCGCCGCCATCCACGACGAGCTCTACCGCCGCACCCTCGACGGCGGCTGGCCCAACGCCGTCCTCACCCCCGGCGTCCAGGTCCGCACCGCCGGCCGCGTCGGCACCACCAAAGTCGAACTCCACCTCGAACACGCCCAACAAGGCAGCCGCTCCCGCCTCACCACCGACGCCGTCGTCCTCGCCACCGGCTACCGCGAACGCCGCCTCGACACCCTCCTCGCCGCCCTCGACCCCTACCTCCGCCGCGACGCCTCCGAACGCCCCCGCATCGACGAACACCACCGCCTCGTCCTCGACCCCGCCATCACCGGCTCCGTCTACGTCCAGAACGCCGAACGCCACACCCACGGCGTGGGCGCCCCCGACCTCGGCCTCGCCGCCTGGCGCAGCGCCACCATCCTCAACTCCCTCACCTCCACCTCCACCTACCCCCTCCCCACCCGCACTTCCTTCACCACCTTCGGCCTCACCCAACAACCCCCGACCCGCCGCACCGGCACCGTCCCCCGCCAGGGCTCGAACCTCGTCCCGCGCCACTGA
- a CDS encoding helix-turn-helix domain-containing protein: MRFHDTDVRQRAVARLRAGAKNADVARALGIPLGTISYWRHMDRAKRGECPGRHAPRCPRCDGCELDEVAYAYLLALYLGDGHIIQYSGHRVPSLMITCDDNWPGLMDDCETAMRAVFPDNSVCRVSKQGCHNVKVYSKHLWCMFPQHGPGKKHERPIVLEGWQQRIVDAHPWEFIRGLVHSDGCRITNWTTRMVSGERKRYEYPRYFFTNKSVDIRRLCSETLDRVGVEWKATRRGSETYNISVAKRASVLLMDQHIGPKY; this comes from the coding sequence ATGCGTTTTCATGACACAGACGTACGACAGCGGGCGGTCGCCCGGCTCCGCGCGGGGGCGAAGAACGCCGACGTCGCCCGAGCCTTGGGGATCCCCCTCGGAACCATCAGCTACTGGCGACATATGGACCGCGCCAAGCGCGGAGAGTGTCCGGGACGGCACGCGCCCCGGTGCCCTCGCTGCGACGGCTGCGAGCTCGACGAAGTGGCCTACGCCTACCTGCTGGCCCTCTACCTCGGCGACGGGCACATCATCCAGTATTCGGGGCACCGCGTACCGAGCCTCATGATCACCTGCGACGACAACTGGCCCGGTCTCATGGACGACTGTGAGACGGCAATGCGGGCGGTTTTCCCCGACAACTCGGTGTGCCGCGTCAGCAAGCAGGGCTGCCACAACGTGAAGGTCTACTCCAAGCACTTATGGTGCATGTTCCCTCAGCACGGCCCGGGCAAGAAGCACGAGCGGCCGATCGTCCTCGAAGGGTGGCAGCAGCGGATCGTGGACGCACACCCTTGGGAGTTCATCCGGGGACTCGTCCACTCCGACGGGTGCCGGATCACCAACTGGACGACGCGGATGGTCAGCGGCGAGCGCAAGCGCTACGAATACCCGCGGTACTTCTTCACGAACAAGTCCGTGGACATCCGCCGACTCTGCTCGGAGACGCTGGACAGAGTCGGCGTCGAGTGGAAAGCCACCCGACGCGGCAGCGAGACCTACAACATCTCCGTCGCCAAGCGTGCCTCCGTCTTGCTCATGGACCAACACATCGGGCCGAAGTACTGA